A genomic window from Streptomyces mirabilis includes:
- a CDS encoding GNAT family N-acetyltransferase codes for MSDDDVRLRDVVEADLDLFLVYEHDPEAARRSRFEPRTREAFMSHWRTRILGDDTVLVQTVTVDGVPAGNLVSWWDGERRFIGYWFGRPYWGRGIGTKALTHFLEREKNRPLYADPFTGNTASIRLLERHGFHHHDTIRHGDDDHTLLVLPGE; via the coding sequence ATGAGCGATGACGACGTGCGACTGAGGGACGTGGTCGAAGCCGACCTCGACCTGTTCCTGGTCTACGAGCACGATCCCGAGGCGGCCCGGCGGTCGAGGTTCGAGCCCCGGACGCGGGAGGCGTTCATGTCCCACTGGAGGACCAGGATCCTCGGTGACGACACCGTCCTCGTGCAGACGGTCACCGTGGACGGTGTGCCGGCGGGGAACCTCGTCTCCTGGTGGGACGGCGAGCGGCGCTTCATCGGCTACTGGTTCGGCCGCCCGTACTGGGGCCGGGGGATCGGCACCAAGGCTCTGACCCACTTCCTCGAACGGGAGAAGAACCGCCCCCTGTACGCCGACCCCTTCACAGGCAACACCGCGTCCATACGCCTCCTGGAACGCCACGGCTTCCACCACCACGACACCATCCGCCACGGCGACGACGACCACACCCTGCTCGTACTCCCTGGGGAGTGA
- a CDS encoding class I SAM-dependent methyltransferase: MTTTRTFEALVDEGVAASVEGWDFSWFEGRATEERPSWGYARAMGERLACASAALDIQTGGGEVLASAPSLPPLIVATEGWPPNVAKATALLHPRGAVVVASPEDAPLPFADGAFDLVTSRHPVTTHWSEIARVLRPGGTYFSQQVGPASVFELVEYFLGPLSQDVRNGRHPDRARAAAEAAGLDVVDLRAERLRIEFHDIGAVVHFLRKVVWMVPGFTVDRYRTELRALHERIEAKGPFVAHSARFLIEARKPRHP; this comes from the coding sequence ATGACCACCACCCGTACCTTCGAAGCCCTCGTGGACGAGGGTGTGGCGGCGTCCGTCGAGGGCTGGGACTTTTCCTGGTTCGAGGGGCGTGCCACCGAGGAGCGGCCCTCTTGGGGGTATGCGCGGGCGATGGGGGAGCGGCTGGCGTGCGCGTCCGCCGCGTTGGACATCCAGACCGGTGGCGGTGAGGTGCTGGCCTCCGCGCCGTCGCTGCCCCCGCTCATCGTCGCCACCGAGGGCTGGCCCCCGAACGTCGCGAAGGCCACCGCCCTGCTGCACCCCCGTGGCGCCGTGGTCGTCGCCTCTCCCGAGGACGCCCCGCTGCCCTTCGCGGACGGCGCCTTCGACCTGGTCACCAGCCGGCACCCGGTCACGACGCACTGGTCCGAGATCGCGCGCGTCCTGCGCCCCGGCGGCACGTACTTCTCCCAGCAGGTCGGCCCGGCGAGTGTCTTCGAACTCGTCGAGTACTTCCTCGGACCGCTGTCGCAGGACGTCAGGAACGGCCGGCACCCGGACCGCGCCCGCGCCGCCGCCGAGGCCGCCGGGCTCGACGTCGTCGACCTGCGCGCGGAGCGGCTGCGCATCGAGTTCCACGACATCGGTGCCGTCGTCCACTTCCTGCGCAAGGTGGTCTGGATGGTCCCCGGCTTCACCGTCGACCGGTACCGGACCGAGCTGCGTGCCCTGCACGAGCGGATCGAGGCGAAGGGCCCGTTCGTCGCCCACAGCGCCCGCTTCCTGATCGAGGCGCGCAAGCCGCGTCACCCGTAG
- a CDS encoding winged helix DNA-binding domain-containing protein produces the protein MTLKITWNEASARRMERQSLAVPARGGTTVADVVGAMLGAHAQVLSAAEVSVGVRADGVTRADVRSALWEDRSLVKTYGPRGTVHLLPTAELPLWTAALTAIPSGRSPFAPAVRLTEEQADEVVAAIGDALDGARLTIDELSDEVVARTGSWAGDLVMPAFQGMWPRWRQVMHRAGQRGALCFAPNRGRKVTYTRPPHFEPLAADEGLALLVGRYLRAYGPATPGRFAKWAAAPRGWATEFFASLAGAGVIEEVDFEGPAWVAAGDTEFPGAPVRGVRLLPYFDAYAIAAGPREMLFPGPAYARALAGGQAGNFPVLLVDGVVAGVWHQRRRGGRTTVAVEPWEGLTAQRERELAEQVERVGEILEARAELVVGRVTAGPHA, from the coding sequence ATGACCCTGAAGATCACATGGAACGAGGCGAGCGCGCGCCGCATGGAGCGCCAGTCCCTGGCCGTTCCGGCGCGCGGCGGGACCACGGTCGCCGATGTCGTCGGCGCGATGCTCGGCGCGCACGCACAGGTCCTGTCGGCGGCCGAGGTGTCCGTGGGCGTACGCGCCGACGGGGTCACGCGGGCAGACGTACGCTCCGCGCTCTGGGAGGACCGCTCGCTGGTGAAGACGTACGGACCGCGCGGCACCGTCCATCTGCTCCCCACCGCGGAACTCCCCCTCTGGACGGCCGCGTTGACGGCGATCCCGTCCGGCCGGAGCCCCTTCGCACCCGCCGTCCGGCTCACCGAGGAGCAGGCGGACGAGGTCGTGGCGGCGATCGGGGACGCCCTGGACGGCGCGCGGCTGACCATCGACGAGTTGAGCGACGAGGTGGTGGCACGCACCGGGTCCTGGGCCGGGGACCTGGTGATGCCCGCGTTCCAGGGCATGTGGCCGCGCTGGCGGCAGGTCATGCACCGGGCGGGTCAGCGCGGCGCGCTGTGCTTCGCCCCGAACCGGGGTCGCAAGGTGACGTACACCCGGCCCCCGCACTTCGAGCCGCTCGCCGCCGACGAGGGGCTCGCCCTGCTCGTAGGGCGCTATCTGCGCGCGTACGGACCGGCGACGCCGGGGCGGTTCGCCAAGTGGGCTGCGGCCCCGCGCGGTTGGGCCACGGAGTTCTTCGCCTCGCTGGCGGGGGCGGGGGTCATCGAGGAGGTCGACTTCGAGGGGCCGGCGTGGGTCGCGGCGGGCGACACGGAGTTTCCGGGGGCGCCGGTGCGCGGGGTGCGGCTGCTTCCGTACTTCGACGCGTACGCCATCGCCGCGGGTCCCCGCGAGATGCTCTTCCCCGGACCGGCGTACGCGCGTGCACTCGCGGGCGGTCAGGCCGGGAACTTCCCCGTGCTGCTGGTCGACGGTGTGGTGGCCGGGGTCTGGCACCAGAGGCGCCGGGGAGGGCGTACGACGGTCGCCGTGGAGCCGTGGGAAGGGCTGACGGCACAGCGGGAACGGGAGTTGGCGGAGCAGGTGGAACGGGTGGGCGAAATCCTGGAGGCGAGAGCGGAGTTGGTGGTGGGGAGGGTGACGGCGGGCCCGCACGCCTGA
- a CDS encoding DUF192 domain-containing protein, with protein sequence MAMLTTPGIPAPVPLEVAASAHARRRGLLGRDGIDGALLLSPAAAVHTLGMRFAIDVAYVDRKFRVLAVRTMKPGRMGWPRPRSRHILEAEAGAMERWGVRRGTQLTVHDR encoded by the coding sequence ATGGCCATGCTCACCACGCCGGGGATACCCGCACCGGTGCCGCTGGAGGTCGCCGCGTCGGCCCACGCCAGGCGCCGTGGACTGCTCGGGCGCGACGGGATCGACGGGGCCCTGCTGCTCTCGCCGGCCGCCGCGGTGCACACCCTGGGGATGCGGTTCGCGATCGACGTCGCCTATGTGGACCGGAAATTCCGCGTCCTGGCGGTACGGACGATGAAGCCGGGGCGCATGGGGTGGCCCCGTCCACGCTCCCGCCACATTCTGGAGGCGGAGGCCGGGGCGATGGAACGGTGGGGCGTACGGCGTGGGACACAGCTCACGGTGCACGACCGATGA
- a CDS encoding isoprenyl transferase: MNLRDNLRRLLLRFYTRRVEGHLDHDQVPKHIGVIMDGNRRWAKAAGSTAAQGHRAGADKIEEFLGWCSETDVEVVTLWLLSTDNFDRPEDELVPLLGIIEGVVRTLAADGRWRVHHVGTPDILPSQMQTALKEAEEATAHVDGILVNVAIGYGGRQEIADAVRSMLLDAADKGSSIEDIAESVDIDLIGKHLYTSDQPDPDLVIRTSGEQRLSGFMLWQTAHSEYYFCEVFWPAFRKVDFLRALRDYAARHRRYGG; this comes from the coding sequence GTGAACCTGCGGGACAACCTGCGCCGGCTGCTGCTCAGGTTCTACACGCGCAGGGTGGAGGGCCACCTCGACCACGACCAGGTGCCCAAGCACATCGGCGTCATCATGGACGGCAACCGGCGCTGGGCGAAGGCGGCGGGCAGCACGGCCGCCCAGGGGCACCGTGCCGGTGCCGACAAGATCGAGGAGTTCCTCGGCTGGTGCTCGGAGACCGACGTCGAGGTCGTCACCCTCTGGCTGCTGTCGACGGACAACTTCGACCGCCCCGAGGACGAGCTCGTCCCCCTGCTCGGCATCATCGAGGGCGTCGTACGCACCCTCGCCGCCGACGGCCGCTGGCGGGTGCACCACGTGGGCACGCCGGACATCCTGCCCTCCCAGATGCAGACCGCGCTGAAGGAGGCCGAGGAGGCCACCGCGCACGTCGACGGGATACTGGTCAACGTCGCCATCGGCTACGGCGGCCGCCAGGAGATCGCCGACGCCGTGCGCTCCATGCTCCTCGACGCCGCCGACAAGGGCTCCTCGATCGAGGACATCGCCGAGTCGGTGGACATCGACCTCATCGGCAAGCACCTCTATACGAGTGACCAGCCCGACCCCGACCTCGTGATCCGTACCAGCGGCGAGCAGCGGCTGTCCGGATTCATGCTGTGGCAGACCGCCCATTCGGAGTACTACTTCTGCGAAGTCTTCTGGCCGGCGTTCCGCAAGGTCGACTTCCTGCGTGCCCTGCGCGACTACGCGGCGCGACACCGCCGCTACGGAGGCTGA
- a CDS encoding PhoH family protein has product MVTSTKRHKPDRRTYVLDTSVLLADPNALSRFDEHEVVLPIVVVTELEAKRHHPELGYFARQALRLLDEFRVRHGRLDSPIPIGDLGGTVRVELNHSDPSVLPSGYRLGDNDSRILAVARNLQAEGYDVTVVSKDLPLRIKASSVGLLAEEYRAELAITGSSGWTGMSELTLSGEQVDILFEEGHAYVPEAADLPVHTGLTIQSERGKALGRVTSEGNVRLVRGDREAFGIKGRSAEQRIALDLLLDPDIGIVSMGGRAGTGKSALALCAGLEAVLERRQHQKVMVFRPLYAVGGQELGYLPGSESEKMSPWAQAVFDTLSAVTSREVIEEVTARGMLEVLPLTHIRGRSLHDAFVIVDEAQSLERNVLLTVLSRIGANSRVVLTHDVAQRDNLRVGRYDGVVAVVEKLKGHPLFAHVTLNRSERSQIAALVTEMLEDGQI; this is encoded by the coding sequence GTGGTGACCAGCACAAAGCGCCACAAGCCCGACCGGCGCACCTATGTTCTCGACACCAGCGTCCTGCTGGCCGACCCGAACGCCCTGAGCCGCTTCGACGAGCACGAGGTCGTGCTTCCGATCGTCGTGGTGACGGAACTGGAGGCCAAGAGGCACCATCCGGAACTCGGCTACTTCGCCCGGCAGGCCCTGCGCCTGCTCGACGAATTCCGGGTGCGGCACGGCCGCCTCGACTCCCCCATCCCGATCGGGGACCTCGGCGGGACCGTACGCGTCGAGCTCAACCACTCGGACCCCAGCGTCCTGCCCAGCGGGTACCGCCTGGGGGACAACGACTCCCGCATCCTCGCGGTCGCCCGCAACCTGCAGGCCGAGGGGTACGACGTCACCGTCGTCTCGAAGGACCTGCCGCTCAGGATCAAGGCCTCGTCCGTCGGCCTCCTGGCCGAGGAGTACCGCGCGGAACTGGCCATCACGGGCTCCTCCGGCTGGACCGGAATGTCCGAACTGACCCTGTCCGGTGAGCAGGTGGACATCCTCTTCGAGGAGGGACACGCGTACGTCCCCGAAGCGGCCGACCTGCCGGTGCACACCGGTCTGACGATCCAGTCGGAGCGCGGCAAGGCCCTGGGCCGTGTCACCTCCGAGGGCAACGTCCGGCTGGTGCGCGGCGATCGGGAGGCCTTCGGCATCAAGGGCCGCAGCGCCGAGCAGCGCATCGCGCTCGATCTGCTGCTCGACCCGGACATCGGGATCGTGTCGATGGGCGGCCGGGCCGGCACCGGCAAGTCCGCGCTCGCGCTCTGCGCGGGTCTGGAGGCCGTGCTCGAGCGGCGCCAGCACCAGAAGGTGATGGTCTTCCGGCCGCTGTACGCGGTGGGCGGGCAGGAGCTCGGCTATCTGCCCGGCTCCGAGTCCGAGAAGATGAGCCCCTGGGCGCAGGCGGTCTTCGACACGCTGTCGGCGGTCACCTCGCGCGAGGTCATCGAGGAGGTCACCGCGCGCGGCATGCTGGAGGTCCTGCCGCTCACCCACATCCGCGGCCGCTCCCTGCACGACGCCTTCGTGATCGTGGACGAGGCCCAGTCACTGGAACGGAACGTGCTGCTGACCGTTCTGTCCCGCATCGGCGCCAACTCGCGGGTGGTTCTCACCCATGACGTGGCACAGCGGGACAATCTGCGCGTCGGCCGCTACGACGGCGTGGTCGCCGTCGTGGAGAAACTGAAGGGTCATCCGCTCTTCGCGCACGTGACATTGAACCGCTCCGAGAGGTCCCAGATCGCGGCGCTCGTGACCGAAATGCTGGAGGACGGACAGATCTGA
- a CDS encoding transglycosylase SLT domain-containing protein — MSRISVRGLAVASATAVTAVGAVSGVASGNTGQPSNDAEAMASDSTLLADIPAGQQAQVQTASLTQQADAQAIAADASAKKDAEEAARKQAAKDAVAKQKAAAEAKARKDAAEAASRSQTRAAAAVSLAPQSSYTVAEVQAIARQIIPSGQFQCFSNIVDHESTWNYRAQNPSSGAYGLVQSLPGSKMASVGADWQTNPATQIKWGLNYMNDRYGSPCDAWSYWQAHGNY, encoded by the coding sequence GTGAGCCGGATTTCGGTCCGGGGACTCGCAGTGGCCTCGGCCACCGCGGTCACCGCTGTCGGCGCCGTGAGTGGTGTTGCCTCGGGCAACACCGGCCAGCCGTCGAACGACGCCGAGGCGATGGCGAGCGACTCGACTCTCCTCGCGGACATACCCGCGGGCCAGCAGGCCCAGGTGCAGACCGCGTCCCTGACGCAGCAGGCCGACGCACAGGCCATCGCCGCGGACGCGAGCGCCAAGAAGGACGCGGAGGAGGCTGCCCGTAAGCAGGCGGCCAAGGACGCGGTCGCGAAGCAGAAGGCCGCGGCGGAAGCCAAGGCGCGCAAGGATGCCGCGGAAGCGGCCAGCCGCTCCCAGACGCGTGCCGCTGCCGCTGTCAGCCTGGCCCCGCAGTCCTCGTACACCGTCGCTGAGGTCCAGGCCATCGCGCGCCAGATCATCCCCAGCGGTCAGTTCCAGTGCTTCAGCAACATCGTGGACCACGAGTCCACCTGGAACTACAGGGCGCAGAACCCCTCGTCCGGCGCCTACGGTCTCGTGCAGTCGCTGCCCGGCAGCAAGATGGCGTCCGTCGGTGCCGACTGGCAGACCAACCCGGCCACGCAGATCAAGTGGGGCCTCAACTACATGAACGACCGCTACGGCAGCCCTTGCGATGCCTGGTCGTACTGGCAGGCTCACGGCAACTACTGA
- a CDS encoding AI-2E family transporter, translated as MSRVPGLLGRLGAGLTELGARLDERRAEVEKESGGSLDLIDETDDRSPRGSTTTAWTDAKPSASPADAAPEPIREREPGSDSESEPSAVSAPAAHYTLGPETDTRPDPVLAVPWGVRVAAEAGWRLLVLAGTLWVLMRVISAVQLVVLAFVAALLITALLQPTVARLKRVGFPRGLATALTAILGFVIMGLVGWFVVWQVQENIDNLSNQIQDGIDELRKWLLNSPFHVTDKQINEIAKNLRDAIGANTDQITSAGLEGVTVIVEALTGILLTMFSTLFLLYDGKRIWEWTLKLVPAAARPGVAGAGPRAWRTLTAYVRGTVIVALIDAIFIGLGIYFLNVPMAVPLAVFIFLFAFIPLVGAVMSGALAVVVAVVTQGVFTALMTLLVVLAVQQIEGHILQPFILGRAVRVHPLAVVLSVAAGGLVAGIGGAVVAVPLVAVTNTVVGYLRSYSREPALRHAPEPRGATAVDVAPVRPPSL; from the coding sequence ATGTCGAGAGTGCCAGGGTTGCTCGGTCGGCTCGGCGCCGGGCTGACCGAGCTGGGTGCGCGGTTGGACGAGCGCCGCGCCGAGGTGGAGAAGGAGTCGGGGGGCTCGCTCGACCTGATCGACGAGACCGACGACCGGTCGCCGCGCGGCTCCACGACGACGGCATGGACGGACGCGAAGCCTTCCGCATCCCCTGCCGACGCCGCTCCCGAACCCATCCGCGAACGTGAACCCGGATCCGATTCCGAGTCGGAGCCCTCCGCCGTCTCCGCCCCCGCCGCCCACTACACCCTTGGGCCGGAGACGGACACCCGGCCCGATCCCGTCCTGGCCGTGCCGTGGGGCGTACGGGTCGCGGCCGAGGCCGGCTGGCGGCTGCTCGTTCTCGCGGGCACCCTCTGGGTCTTGATGCGGGTGATCAGCGCCGTACAACTAGTCGTACTGGCCTTCGTCGCCGCGCTGCTCATCACCGCGCTCCTTCAGCCCACCGTGGCGCGCCTGAAGAGAGTGGGATTCCCCAGGGGCCTCGCCACCGCGCTCACCGCGATCCTCGGCTTCGTCATCATGGGGCTGGTCGGCTGGTTCGTGGTCTGGCAGGTCCAGGAGAACATCGACAACCTCTCGAACCAGATCCAGGACGGCATCGACGAGTTGCGCAAGTGGCTCCTCAACAGCCCGTTCCACGTGACGGACAAGCAGATCAACGAGATCGCCAAGAACCTGCGGGACGCGATCGGCGCGAACACGGACCAGATCACGTCGGCGGGGCTGGAGGGCGTGACGGTCATAGTGGAAGCCCTGACCGGCATCCTTCTGACGATGTTCTCGACGCTCTTCCTTCTCTACGACGGCAAGCGGATCTGGGAGTGGACGCTGAAGCTGGTGCCGGCGGCGGCACGGCCGGGGGTGGCCGGGGCGGGGCCCCGCGCGTGGCGGACCCTGACGGCCTATGTGCGCGGCACGGTGATAGTGGCTCTGATCGACGCGATCTTCATCGGCCTCGGCATCTACTTCCTGAACGTCCCCATGGCCGTGCCCCTCGCCGTCTTCATCTTCCTCTTCGCGTTCATTCCGCTGGTGGGCGCGGTGATGTCGGGGGCGTTGGCGGTGGTGGTCGCGGTGGTGACGCAGGGTGTGTTCACCGCGCTGATGACGCTGCTCGTCGTGCTCGCGGTCCAGCAGATCGAGGGCCACATCCTCCAGCCGTTCATTCTGGGGCGGGCCGTGCGGGTCCATCCGCTGGCGGTGGTGCTGTCCGTCGCGGCGGGTGGGCTGGTCGCCGGGATCGGCGGGGCCGTGGTGGCGGTGCCGCTGGTGGCGGTCACCAACACGGTGGTGGGATACCTGCGTTCGTACTCCCGCGAGCCGGCACTGCGCCACGCGCCGGAGCCGCGCGGCGCCACCGCGGTGGATGTGGCCCCGGTGCGTCCCCCGTCTCTGTGA
- a CDS encoding alkyl hydroperoxide reductase → MSLDELKSDLPDYAKDLRLNLGSVIGNSDLPQQQLWGTVLACAIAARSPRVLRELEPEAKAQLSPEAYTAAKSAAAIMAMNNVFYRTRHLLSDPEYGTLRAGLRMNVIGNPGVEKVDFELWSLAVSAVNGCGQCLDSHEQVLRKAGVDRETIQEAFKIASVIQAVATTLDAEAVLAE, encoded by the coding sequence ATGTCCCTCGACGAACTGAAGTCCGACCTGCCGGACTACGCGAAGGACCTGCGGCTCAACCTCGGCTCCGTCATCGGCAACTCGGACCTTCCGCAGCAGCAGCTGTGGGGGACGGTGCTGGCGTGCGCGATCGCGGCGCGGTCGCCGCGGGTGCTGCGGGAGCTGGAGCCGGAGGCGAAGGCCCAGCTGTCGCCGGAGGCGTACACCGCCGCCAAGTCGGCTGCCGCGATCATGGCGATGAACAACGTCTTCTACCGCACGCGGCACCTGCTGTCGGACCCCGAGTACGGGACCCTGCGGGCCGGTCTGCGGATGAACGTCATCGGCAACCCCGGTGTCGAGAAGGTCGACTTCGAGCTGTGGTCGCTGGCGGTGTCCGCGGTCAACGGTTGCGGGCAGTGTCTTGACTCCCATGAGCAGGTGCTCCGCAAGGCGGGCGTCGACCGGGAGACGATCCAGGAGGCGTTCAAGATCGCTTCCGTGATCCAGGCGGTCGCCACGACGCTGGACGCCGAAGCCGTTCTCGCGGAGTAA
- a CDS encoding peroxiredoxin, giving the protein MLTVGDKFPEFDLTACVSLEKGEEFQQINHKTYEGQWKVIFAWPKDFTFVCPTEIAAFGKLNDEFADRDAQVLGFSGDSEFVHHAWRKDHDDLRDLPFPMMADSKHELMRDLGIEGEDGFAKRAVFIVDQNNEIQFSMVTAGSVGRNPKEVLRVLDALQTDELCPCNWTKGENTLDPVALLAGE; this is encoded by the coding sequence GTGCTCACTGTCGGTGACAAGTTCCCCGAGTTCGATCTGACCGCCTGTGTCTCGCTGGAGAAGGGCGAGGAGTTCCAGCAGATCAACCACAAGACCTACGAGGGTCAGTGGAAGGTGATCTTCGCATGGCCCAAGGACTTCACCTTCGTGTGCCCGACCGAGATCGCGGCCTTCGGCAAGCTGAACGACGAGTTCGCCGACCGTGACGCTCAGGTGCTCGGCTTCTCCGGCGACTCCGAGTTCGTGCACCACGCCTGGCGCAAGGACCACGACGACCTGCGTGACCTGCCGTTCCCGATGATGGCCGACTCGAAGCACGAGCTCATGCGTGACCTCGGCATCGAGGGCGAGGACGGCTTCGCCAAGCGTGCGGTGTTCATCGTCGACCAGAACAACGAGATCCAGTTCTCCATGGTGACCGCCGGTTCCGTCGGCCGTAACCCCAAGGAGGTCCTCCGGGTCCTCGACGCGCTCCAGACGGACGAGCTCTGCCCGTGCAACTGGACCAAGGGCGAGAACACCCTCGACCCGGTGGCGCTCCTGGCGGGTGAGTAA
- a CDS encoding LysR substrate-binding domain-containing protein: protein MSSKGNGRRQPSLAQLRAFAAVAEHLHFRDAAAAIGMSQPALSGAVSVLEETLGVTLLERTTRKVLLSPAGERLAVRAKAVLDEVGALMEEAEAVRAPFTGALRLGVIPTVAPYLLPTVLNLVHDRYPDLDLQVHEEQTANLLDGLTSGRLDLLLLAVPLGVPGITELPLFDEDFVLVTPLDHSLGGREGIPREALRELNLLLLDEGHCLRDQALDICREAGREDAPVTTTAAGLSTLVQLVAGGLGCTLLPRTAVKVETTRSNQLLTGYFADPAPTRRIALAMRAGAARGGEYEELAAALREALRPLPVRVWDRDA, encoded by the coding sequence ATGAGTTCCAAGGGGAACGGGCGCCGTCAGCCGAGCCTCGCCCAGCTGCGCGCCTTCGCCGCCGTGGCCGAGCACCTGCACTTCCGTGACGCGGCCGCCGCGATCGGCATGAGCCAGCCCGCGCTGTCGGGCGCGGTGTCCGTCCTGGAGGAGACGCTCGGCGTGACCCTCCTGGAGCGTACGACCCGCAAGGTGCTGCTCTCACCCGCCGGCGAGCGTCTCGCCGTACGCGCGAAGGCGGTACTGGACGAGGTCGGCGCGCTCATGGAGGAGGCGGAGGCGGTACGGGCGCCGTTCACCGGGGCCCTGCGCCTCGGCGTCATCCCCACCGTCGCGCCCTACCTCCTGCCCACCGTCCTCAACCTGGTCCACGACCGCTACCCGGACCTCGACCTCCAGGTCCACGAGGAGCAGACCGCCAACCTCCTCGACGGCCTGACCTCCGGCCGTCTCGACCTGCTGCTGCTCGCCGTCCCCCTCGGTGTGCCCGGCATCACCGAACTCCCGCTGTTCGACGAGGACTTCGTGCTCGTCACCCCGCTCGACCACTCGCTGGGCGGCCGGGAGGGAATCCCCCGCGAAGCCCTGCGCGAGCTCAATCTGCTCCTGCTCGACGAGGGGCACTGTCTGCGCGACCAGGCCCTGGACATCTGCCGCGAGGCGGGCCGGGAGGACGCGCCGGTCACCACCACGGCTGCGGGCCTGTCGACCCTGGTCCAGCTCGTCGCCGGCGGCCTCGGCTGCACCCTGCTGCCGCGCACCGCCGTCAAGGTCGAGACGACCCGCAGCAACCAGCTCCTCACCGGCTACTTCGCGGACCCGGCGCCGACCCGGCGGATCGCGCTGGCGATGCGCGCCGGGGCCGCGCGCGGCGGCGAGTACGAAGAACTGGCCGCAGCGCTCCGAGAAGCGCTGCGACCGCTGCCTGTACGGGTGTGGGACCGGGACGCCTGA